The Fusarium fujikuroi IMI 58289 draft genome, chromosome FFUJ_chr05 DNA segment GTTCCAGTTCCTCCTCGAATTTGGAAAAGGCTGGCATTGTATCGAGCGAGTCCACATCCTCGAGATCACTTTGAACCGAAAAGTAGTACGTCATGATCTTGGACAGAATCCTGGTTAGACCTGCCATAGCAATAAATTGAAGAGCAGCGTTCCTGTCCTTTGGCGGGGGTGTAGAAGAGCAATCCTCAGCAAAATCACTGAGTGTGGGCTGGGAATGGTTGCTTTGGTGGTCCACCAAGAATGATGGACGACCGAGGGTGAGCGCGTTCCTCAAACTATGTTAGCTTCCTAGTACAAGGTGGCATGGTCAACGACTTGTACCATTTATCCAGCATGAACACACCCCACCAAAGCCTTCTACGGCGTCGTTTCTCGTGTTCAGAGATATCCCAGTGGACTGGGTCGATGTTAAGACCTAGATCATGTGCCATACCAACGATCTGATGAGGGAAACAAGTTAGGATACGTCTCAGCAAGGGACGAGTAATCAAGGCAACGGTTGGCAACTTACACTGCCGATCTCAGCAGACATTCCGGGCATCGTAGGTGCTCTAGCAGAAGCAGTTTAGCTTCTTGTGTCGTGGCCTATTGGACGTACACCATTCCCTGGATTTGCCTCACCTGAGCACGTGCGCATGGCGCTGAGCAAACAACAGTGCTGCTTCGATAGTCTCAAGCTTCGGGGCCTGTCGCTCGATATTAAGCGCCTGCTTGTTGAAGTCGGTGAAGATCCACGGGTCAATATCGCGAGCGGCTGGGCAGTGTTGAAGCGCAAGCGCATAGATAGAGGCCCGAAGCGTTAGCGAGGAGCTGATGGCGGAAGGTCGCTGCGGGCCAAGAATCGCAAATGCAGGGTGAACATGTTCAAAGTACATTTCCATCAGCTCCGCCTGACAGGAGGCGACACCGCCACTGATAGTATCCTTGGGGTAATAAGCTGGATGGGCATCAAGATGATCCTCTGGGAAAGCCTTGAGGCGAACAATCAGAACTGCAATGTAGTCGTCTCCCGAGAAAGAACACTGGACATACTGCAGAATGTACGGGGTTACCTGAGTTAATATCAAGCCGTCGTCGAGACCAAGTGCAATTGGCTGGCCCATTCGAGTCTACCCACACCCAATGGCGAAGAATGAAGTTATCGTGGTCACTGGTTGGTCCAATATGCTGAGTGGACTGGGATGCTCCATGACCGACTGTACCTGGCGATGGCTCACTGCGTGGCGTTGTGTTCTGTGTAGGGCTTAGAGCATCGTCAGCCTCGACTATACATTCGAGATTTCTCCTTGTACAGAAGGCGCATGATCGGCTCCTCTGACGCACACAGGCAACTCGTCTCTGCCGACAAGCGTTACATGGCTTTGTCCGCTTGGAACGCCGGTAACCCCTGAGGCGCGCGCGGCCTGCAGGTTCGGACGCGCCTAAGGTTGTATCCATATCAGGGGGCCGGGCGTTGTAGATGACGTGCGGCTGCTCTATCTTAGGCAGGGTCAATCTCAAGAACGGCTGTGGGTTTGTATAGTCTTTATTGGTTGTctagtataatatagattatatttcgCCTGGAGGCAGGTTTGGCTAAAGGGTCTTGACGCTAAACTATATATAGGTTTACTGACTAATACTAGTCTAAGTAGAGGGCACTTATATCTAGTCGATGTTCATGTCTTCGGCTTCAAAGGTTGTGCCGTCAAGCCATTCTGATCTGCCGAATAGTGTTTCGATGAATCTGCTCTCAGCTTGTTGATTTAAACCGACCAGTTTGTTGGTCGGT contains these protein-coding regions:
- a CDS encoding DAL81-transcriptional activator-like protein — encoded protein: MGQPIALGLDDGLILTQVTPYILQYVQCSFSGDDYIAVLIVRLKAFPEDHLDAHPAYYPKDTISGGVASCQAELMEMYFEHVHPAFAILGPQRPSAISSSLTLRASIYALALQHCPAARDIDPWIFTDFNKQALNIERQAPKLETIEAALLFAQRHAHVLRAPTMPGMSAEIGSIVGMAHDLGLNIDPVHWDISEHEKRRRRRLWWGVFMLDKWNALTLGRPSFLVDHQSNHSQPTLSDFAEDCSSTPPPKDRNAALQFIAMAGLTRILSKIMTYYFSVQSDLEDVDSLDTMPAFSKFEEELEHWNTQSLAPLLAEKAFPDPTGSLEIAYYTTQVTLYRGVLRELTSRSSPTDQFWEHLSQQSKTVALSVINLLEYLPVARSSTFWWATSKLNFSIVGSFMIRMYLSSTSTDARRFWMDKFNFYRKLLQAHSPGRGITTHALLRLDLLTNGQELKDSGTEDDYFVAPLIAADDIFSDTLSLGGFFVD